A window of bacterium contains these coding sequences:
- a CDS encoding electron transfer flavoprotein-ubiquinone oxidoreductase, translating into MAEEREVLEVDVVFVGAGPASLAGAFHLANLLEKQGKSDLTIAVLEKGKDVGAHGISGAVMDPRGLRELIPDFIEQGAPVESPAKEDHVYFLTGNSAFKFPINPPFLNNHGNYIISLGKMVRWLAKKVEEKGVNVFTGFPGAQLLLEGDAVVGVRTGDKGIDRSGNRKSNYEPGIDIRAKVTVLGEGPRGSLTKQIVNKWSMQGLNPQVYSLGVKEVWEVPEGNYETGRVIHTMGYPLKSETFGGGFIYGMANNLVSLGFVVGLDYKDPFLDPHNEFQKFKLHPLVKQILNGGKVHSYGAKTIPEGGWYSIPKSYANGLLIIGDSASLLNGQRLKGIHLAMKSGMLAAETINEALNVNDFSEAQLKSYKYKVDQSWIKEDLWKVRNFHQAYEHGLWVGMFHTGLQFVTGGRGLIDPWKRGAGHKEMEKVQAYYDDKVPDPFERKVKEDKQLTFTKLTDVYYSGTIHEENQPVHLVVADTEICRLRCIHEYGSPCQHFCPANVYEMVEEKPGEGLRLRINASNCVHCKTCDIMDPYEIITWVTPEGGGGPDYKNL; encoded by the coding sequence ATGGCGGAAGAAAGAGAAGTTCTGGAAGTCGATGTCGTTTTTGTGGGCGCCGGACCCGCATCGCTCGCGGGAGCATTTCATCTTGCAAATCTTCTCGAGAAACAGGGCAAAAGCGATTTGACCATCGCGGTTTTGGAAAAAGGGAAAGATGTGGGCGCCCACGGAATTTCGGGCGCTGTTATGGATCCGCGAGGTCTGCGTGAGCTGATCCCCGATTTTATCGAGCAAGGCGCGCCTGTGGAATCTCCTGCAAAGGAAGATCACGTTTATTTTCTGACCGGGAACAGCGCGTTCAAGTTTCCTATCAATCCGCCGTTTCTAAACAATCACGGAAACTACATCATTTCGCTGGGCAAAATGGTCCGGTGGCTGGCCAAAAAAGTCGAAGAAAAAGGTGTAAACGTTTTTACAGGATTTCCTGGCGCGCAGTTGTTGCTGGAAGGAGATGCGGTTGTCGGAGTGCGCACAGGCGACAAAGGGATCGACAGGTCCGGCAATCGAAAAAGCAATTATGAACCTGGAATTGATATTCGAGCGAAGGTGACAGTTTTAGGAGAAGGCCCGCGAGGTTCTTTAACAAAACAGATCGTGAACAAGTGGAGCATGCAAGGTTTGAATCCACAGGTGTATTCACTTGGTGTCAAAGAAGTGTGGGAAGTTCCTGAGGGGAATTATGAAACAGGACGTGTAATCCACACGATGGGGTATCCGCTGAAAAGTGAAACGTTTGGCGGTGGATTCATTTATGGAATGGCGAACAATCTGGTTTCCCTGGGATTTGTTGTTGGACTTGATTACAAAGATCCGTTTCTTGATCCACATAACGAATTTCAGAAATTCAAACTCCATCCACTCGTGAAACAAATACTGAATGGCGGAAAAGTTCACAGCTATGGAGCGAAGACAATCCCGGAAGGAGGCTGGTACTCAATTCCTAAATCTTATGCGAACGGGCTGCTGATCATTGGCGACTCCGCTTCTCTTTTGAATGGACAGCGCTTAAAGGGGATTCACCTTGCCATGAAATCTGGAATGCTCGCGGCCGAGACGATCAATGAAGCGTTGAACGTGAATGATTTTTCAGAAGCGCAGCTGAAATCGTACAAATATAAAGTGGATCAAAGCTGGATCAAAGAGGACCTCTGGAAAGTGCGGAACTTTCATCAAGCGTATGAACACGGTTTGTGGGTCGGCATGTTCCATACCGGGCTTCAGTTTGTTACTGGAGGCCGCGGGCTGATTGATCCGTGGAAACGGGGAGCAGGGCACAAGGAAATGGAGAAGGTGCAGGCGTATTACGATGACAAAGTGCCCGATCCTTTTGAACGCAAAGTGAAGGAGGACAAGCAGCTGACATTCACCAAGCTTACGGATGTTTATTATTCAGGCACGATTCACGAAGAGAATCAACCGGTGCATCTTGTTGTTGCAGATACGGAAATCTGCCGGTTGCGATGCATTCATGAATATGGTTCTCCTTGCCAGCATTTTTGCCCGGCGAATGTTTACGAGATGGTGGAAGAAAAGCCAGGCGAAGGACTGCGATTGCGAATCAACGCGAGTAACTGCGTTCATTGCAAAACCTGCGACATTATGGACCCGTACGAAATCATCACATGGGTCACACCGGAAGGCGGAGGCGGCCCGGATTATAAGAACCTGTAG
- a CDS encoding GGDEF domain-containing protein translates to MISWKQIGDSVLRIFFRSRAAILTVSAAFFVFLYAVAVFFFHFSSPLEKIISSILLVTFYLGFVVLAFALSRDPRLGHEAHQGWFLLGCSSVCTAIAEGIWFYRDSILKVDPFVSAADIFFLCYYPLTLAGVLRFPYTSRTPKERTTLYLDLAIVMTASSMALSYFILSPEYFSRAEALESIVALAYPVGGMLLLTAVVGLLQSSAKKTTWWVLFLLGSGMFCNAIADAAMAYFEIREIPYRMQYLNILWMLAAVCLLSAAALQKVIGEPLPAIFPEKPSSRRLLFRRALPYLATFVGILVLFLAFRKGYAEHPQTILFETIILIVLVLMRQHLVIRENESLYKEMSRLAITDALTGLYNRHFADETLRLEFQRAKRYGLPLSILMIDLDGFKELNDRFGHLRGDEVLKEIARLLAEQLRSSDLLARFGGDEFIAILPQTEEEGARVVMDKIEQAVNGKTFQGSKLSVSIGMSRIRPELKLEEMLEESDRNLYIQKQQKHAVRSV, encoded by the coding sequence GTGATAAGCTGGAAACAGATTGGGGACAGCGTGCTTCGAATATTCTTCCGCAGCCGCGCGGCTATACTAACAGTTTCTGCGGCTTTCTTTGTTTTCCTCTATGCCGTTGCCGTGTTTTTTTTTCATTTCTCGTCCCCTCTGGAAAAAATCATATCCAGTATTCTCCTGGTAACCTTTTACTTAGGTTTTGTTGTTCTGGCGTTTGCGCTTTCAAGAGATCCGCGTCTCGGACACGAGGCTCATCAGGGATGGTTTCTGCTGGGTTGTTCCAGTGTATGCACGGCGATAGCTGAAGGGATCTGGTTCTATCGTGACAGCATCTTGAAAGTCGATCCATTTGTCTCGGCCGCCGACATTTTCTTCTTGTGTTACTATCCCTTGACTCTTGCAGGCGTGTTGCGCTTTCCTTACACATCGAGGACTCCGAAAGAGAGGACGACTCTATACCTTGATCTGGCGATCGTAATGACCGCCAGCTCGATGGCGTTGTCTTACTTTATTCTCTCTCCGGAATATTTTTCCCGGGCTGAAGCGCTCGAATCCATAGTCGCCCTGGCTTATCCCGTCGGTGGCATGCTTCTTCTCACAGCAGTTGTCGGTTTACTTCAAAGCAGCGCAAAAAAAACAACGTGGTGGGTCCTTTTCCTGCTGGGCAGCGGTATGTTCTGCAATGCAATCGCAGACGCGGCCATGGCTTACTTTGAGATTCGCGAAATTCCTTACAGGATGCAATATTTGAACATTCTATGGATGCTGGCTGCTGTTTGTCTGTTAAGTGCAGCAGCTTTACAAAAAGTAATCGGCGAACCGCTTCCGGCAATTTTTCCTGAAAAACCATCGTCACGGCGTCTGCTATTTCGCAGGGCACTTCCTTATCTTGCGACTTTCGTAGGCATCCTTGTGTTGTTTCTGGCCTTTCGGAAGGGTTACGCAGAACACCCGCAAACAATTCTTTTTGAGACCATCATTTTGATTGTACTGGTCTTGATGCGCCAACATCTCGTGATTCGTGAAAATGAGAGTCTCTATAAAGAGATGTCAAGGCTGGCAATTACTGATGCATTGACTGGTCTTTACAACCGGCATTTTGCTGATGAAACCCTGCGCCTTGAATTTCAACGCGCAAAGCGTTACGGATTGCCATTATCCATCCTGATGATCGATCTGGATGGCTTCAAGGAGCTGAATGACCGTTTCGGACATCTTCGGGGTGATGAGGTCTTGAAGGAGATTGCGCGTCTCCTGGCAGAGCAACTTCGATCTTCCGACTTGCTCGCGCGTTTTGGCGGTGATGAATTCATTGCTATTCTTCCCCAAACAGAAGAGGAAGGAGCAAGAGTTGTCATGGATAAGATTGAACAGGCCGTGAACGGAAAGACTTTTCAGGGTTCAAAACTGAGCGTCAGTATCGGAATGTCAAGAATTCGTCCTGAATTGAAATTGGAAGAAATGCTCGAAGAATCGGACCGCAATTTATATATTCAGAAACAGCAAAAGCACGCGGTGCGCTCCGTTTAA
- a CDS encoding CoA transferase — translation MLQRSLEGIRVLDFTRLYPGPLCTLMLADLGADVIKVEAPGGETGRFLPPLRENNSLSFLQLNRNKRSLMLDLRKEEGRSIVKKLLESSDVFIESFRPGVMKRLGLDYANLSEEFPRLVYCSITGYGQTGTNSWKPGHDLNYISVAGIIGSQEKASIIPPVQIADTVGAFQASTAILAALLQRSRTGAGQFLDISLLDGAFFAIILLAGIQMSGLDAKTEQYLNGRLACYNIYRTQDERYLTLALLEPKFWNHFCARMEMSQLADRQFQENQQGLIQTIAEKIAARPLSHWIEHFNSEDVCIAPVTSLAEAFQSDLAKQLFIRVDYPFGSLLQMRTPFVEKTLNTTKAPEPGEHTWQILEDAGFTKPEIEEFTRKGIL, via the coding sequence ATGTTGCAACGTTCACTGGAAGGAATTCGAGTTCTGGATTTCACGCGCTTGTACCCGGGTCCTTTGTGCACTCTGATGCTGGCCGATCTCGGCGCAGACGTGATTAAAGTGGAGGCGCCCGGTGGAGAAACGGGACGCTTTCTTCCTCCTCTGCGAGAAAACAACAGTCTTTCCTTTCTTCAACTCAATAGAAACAAACGATCACTCATGCTGGATTTACGAAAAGAGGAAGGACGATCGATCGTGAAAAAACTGCTGGAGAGCAGCGATGTATTCATTGAATCTTTTCGCCCGGGCGTCATGAAACGGCTCGGTTTGGACTACGCAAACCTTTCCGAGGAATTCCCCCGTCTTGTTTACTGTTCGATCACTGGCTATGGACAGACGGGAACGAACTCCTGGAAACCCGGACATGATCTCAACTACATTAGTGTCGCGGGGATCATCGGCAGCCAGGAAAAAGCATCCATCATTCCACCGGTTCAAATTGCGGACACGGTGGGAGCCTTTCAAGCAAGCACCGCGATTCTCGCTGCGCTTCTTCAACGGAGCCGAACCGGCGCCGGTCAATTCCTCGATATCAGCCTGCTGGATGGCGCGTTTTTCGCAATCATTCTCCTGGCCGGAATTCAGATGTCCGGCCTCGATGCAAAAACAGAACAATACCTGAACGGACGTCTTGCGTGCTACAACATCTACCGAACTCAAGATGAACGATATCTTACGCTTGCGTTGCTGGAACCAAAATTCTGGAATCATTTTTGCGCCAGGATGGAGATGTCTCAACTGGCAGACCGGCAGTTTCAGGAAAATCAGCAGGGTCTCATCCAAACAATCGCAGAAAAAATTGCAGCGAGACCGCTGTCGCATTGGATCGAACACTTTAATAGTGAAGATGTTTGTATTGCCCCAGTAACTTCCCTTGCGGAAGCCTTTCAATCCGATCTTGCGAAGCAACTGTTCATCCGTGTGGATTATCCGTTCGGCTCTCTCCTTCAAATGCGGACTCCATTTGTGGAGAAAACTCTGAACACAACAAAGGCTCCCGAACCAGGTGAGCACACATGGCAAATCCTCGAAGATGCCGGCTTTACCAAGCCGGAAATTGAGGAGTTCACACGAAAAGGAATTCTCTAG
- a CDS encoding nuclear transport factor 2 family protein produces the protein MPDEVKRDPARDPQELERLLVSRERAGDVDEMVALYEPHAVLDCANGQLMIGREAIRAFYANQVAMGRKYNFGDQRPAIISGDLALTSTRSPDGNVTAEIARQQSDGSWLWVIDQFSIA, from the coding sequence ATGCCCGATGAAGTAAAACGTGATCCAGCACGTGATCCTCAGGAGTTGGAGCGGCTGTTAGTTTCCCGGGAGAGGGCAGGAGACGTTGATGAAATGGTGGCCCTTTATGAGCCCCATGCGGTGCTTGACTGCGCTAACGGGCAGTTGATGATAGGCAGGGAAGCAATCCGAGCGTTCTACGCCAATCAGGTTGCAATGGGTCGAAAGTATAACTTCGGAGATCAACGCCCGGCCATTATCAGTGGAGACCTGGCACTCACTTCAACTCGCTCTCCTGATGGCAACGTTACCGCTGAGATCGCTCGCCAACAAAGCGACGGGTCATGGCTCTGGGTCATCGATCAGTTCTCCATTGCGTAG